The genomic DNA AAGTTAGAGAGTTAATCAAAGACTATTGAAGACACACAAATCCTGAGGATTAAACCGAAAGTTTACTGATTTACTAATGGCTAACTTCAGCCAGCAGAGCATCAGCCGCActctgtttaagggagagtaaaggtcatgagctcttcttctctgcttcattgtctactacggaaccacagagttggaactgttgccccctgtGGTCCAAGATTTTTTTGAGTCACAATATTTTATATCCTTTTtcagtaaacaagaggtttacatcgaggactttaacttttcctgatcagcataagttgtcattttgactaaaaaaaagcagctaaatgatctaaaaatcaggctgaatgcttcactccgatagaaaacaatgaaacatttacaggcagtggggccttgtgacatcatcaataataataataataataaaaaaaaaaacataattaaattaatatggtgcaaaataatgcgatttgttaaagtacatttcaaaaattTTAGGCGAAACTTATAAACAGTGAAGTGAACAGTGAagtaaaaaaaacgtgattaatcgcaattaattacagaaaaatgtgcaacaaaccagttaatgtctaaaaaaaaaaaactagaaccgtgtttttatttgactttaactctggacatacttagCCTAGGTAGAAATATAAAACCAAACCATAGCCAACTCAACGATACATCGTTTGATGTTATAATATCACGATATCGTCCCACCTTTAGTAGCTACGTCATTTTGTTTATAGGCACTTACTTACTTTGGAAGAAACTGATGCAATTATTGATGATTTATTCTATATTTGAGGTCAGTTATTGATGTTGGAGTTGTAACTTCATACTTGTGGACTGACCCATTTATGTAAAAGATGTGCACATTTATTCAAAAACACACGATAAAAGTACTTTTCTGAACAATTCTATTGCGTACAATACAATCCATGGTAGATTAATCcatgattataattataaatagcCTTTAAAAACCCCCACAGGTTGATGATGATTGATTAGCATTAGTTGTACCAAATAAAGTGTCTAATCTGTGATTTTCTACATCCAGCATCCAAGCATtagaaaaacatgcattttCTCCCACTGGTTTCACACAGTCCGTCACTggttttttgtatgtttgagTCTAAAATTCACATCTCGGCGTCGCAGAGGCAGTAAATCTTCTGTTTCTCTCAGAGCAAACACCAGCAATGGCTGAGCATCAATAAAGTCAACAACTACCAAATAGGAAGGTGTGAGCTCGAATTTTTATGGTTGGAAAAACGTGAACGTGGGACTTTCACCAGTGAGGAGTCCTGTGCAGAGCGTTCCCCTGCAACACAAAGAAATACTTTTAGTCCATGAACATCTTCAACGCAATTATTAAGTCTCTATTCTAAGgagcttttattttctaataccATGACGTTTGAAGCTTAAGCTCATAAGTCGATTTGTTTCGCTTTGTGATCACAGTGAACTTTGGAAGCAGTTGCGTTAGCGCCACATGTGGGGGCGCTGTTACTAGAGTAAAGCACATGCAACGGAGGAATTATCAAATAACAAGAAGAATCAATGATATTTATGGCTGTGTTCgaatagtatgattaggatgatgagcgttcccactgaagtatacttcaaagtttcccaagatgcatttggaaccaacaacgacaaaaacctgaagcactcattttagttctgggggccaaatacggagcggTTTCATCCCAAGTGTGCCAAGGATTTTAGGAGGCAAAACAAGcactttcaacattaatgtgccctactttgcacttctacgtTTAAACCTGCTATAAACTATATGTCACCAACAAtctccaagcaataagtgacagatatcagtccctgcaggatctatTCTACACTTaaatttccttcattttgtgacAATTTCTGATTgattttggggaaattttgtggaatactttgaggaaaaatgctgaattttgtaaaaattgggagttctttcaacaatttgggATTAAAACTTGTATATACATGAATAAACTGTCAGctttgcaaatattgtggagttttatttaatttgtgtaatttaaggagactgaaatatctacaactgaatgatttggtcatttacacaacaaGTTATGTTTCCTTTATAAAATctttactttcttctgcgggccacattagatgctctaaagcagtgtttcttaaccaggggtacgcgtacccctaggggtacgtgagcacattgcagggggtacgggaaaaaatgaagaatttatttccaagataatgaaaaatattccatcaataaaacttgtttttaaagtttaaatgcctgtttaaaggggacatattcaatgaagctccttttgtggtaaatgtcataaaagttctatataacacaggcaggttaattatttgttttgtatttatttatttatattacttgttatttttatttattcttttttttttttttctaatttcaactttattatttttctttaataacaatataatcataatatataagtattaataatacaaacatttactataatcttatttcttatatttatagtatatatatatatatatatttaaaatactgCCAACTGGTGAATTAACCAAAATCCTGCACAGTTTACATATGATGACGTAGCGCGAAATTTCCAACAAAATCATGAGCCAATCTTGATATATTTATGGTTGCTGCACTTGCTACACATTCATTCAGTAACGTGAGAATGAGAGATATTATCACTAAATATTCATGTGCTGCATTTCTGTGTCAGATTTCCGGGCCTGATTCTaaataaaggagaaaaagaaaaaactgtaATCACAGAAAATCAGAGAAGGAAGGAAAGTGAAGACGAGggtttgagaaagtgaaaatgaagaaAAGGAGCATCCGGAACAAAGAGCTGATTGATGGAGGACCTGTGGAAGACGTTTCTATGGTTACAGCAGCAGTAGCATCACACACAGGAAAACAAAGAGATGATGACGAAGGGGATCAGGGGGGAGGGGCCTTACATTGTTGGGCGTGTGCATGGCGTTCCCGGTCCCGTTGTGCGTGGACGGTGTGCTGCTCCCACTGTGGGCAGCGGAACCAGTGGACGCCCTGGGAATGGTAATGTTAATGGTCTGATCCTCTGATCCAGGCTGctgcaggaaaacaaaaactttaGTTTAAGATCTGACATCAAAGCATCAATGCAAACAACACTGATTTCATAGGATTTCAGTTGGTTTTCCTacttttaattaaacacaaacctgaatGATTAACAACATGGATTTaactgaaacaaaacaaaaaaaacaaaacaatattcagtaaaaaacattaatttaataaagtagatttttttacataaaaaaacaaaaaacaaaggattATAAATATTCgagaaaaaaattgagatgatttaaagaaaaatacccaaaacaaaacaatgtgaaaaaaaaataaataatgaaaagcaccaataacattcatttaaaatgatgggaaaaacagagaaacagggGCTAAATAAATTCCAAAAAGCACTTACATAAGCAATGTTTTAGAAAAGGAAATTGTAGattgctaaaataaaaataatttaaaaacaataataattcaagAAAATTATAAAACCACATTAACCTCACTTCTCCATAAATatgtcttttaaaatgtaaattcaaccttgattttaaaagaaaacctAATTGCCTTAATTCTCAACACTACCAAACgttcatcttttattttcttcccATGGAAACTATTAAGTTTCTGCATTTCATAAATAAGCACAACCTCTCAAACTAACAAACACCAGGATGTTAATTAAGCGTGGACTTTAATCTCTGCACTTTGAGAGTAAGGTTTTGTGTTCttcaattcagctttatttcaattcattttCTAAAAGCATTGGTATCTAAAGGTTGTTTGTACTTCTTCCGGTTAAATTTGGATGTACAAGTTGTATTCTTTCATTTATCTTCATCCTTTCCATATTGTATTTGCTATCTTTTGTATTGTGTGACACTGTTGTGGGAACAAACTCACATTTCCCACTGATTTAGAGATGAGGGCCAGCTCAGTGGGCTGGTAGACGGAGCTGCGCAGCTGTCCGGTGTATCCGCTGTATGGGGACACGGGTTTGGACCCTGTGACGGACACAGAGGAGACCATTTCAACGTCTCCATAGGATAATAACTATTTCCCCTGCTGGATGAAACTGTTGCCACACCCCCGTCGCCATGGAGACAGAGCAAACACCTAAACCTCACTGGTGGGAATCAGCAGTCAGTGATGCAGCAGGTTACTGTTTAACACGAATGATTCAGATAAATATGTGACAAACACTGTGTCCACATGAaactttttcacacacacacacacacacagactcgtCCAGTTTCTCTTCGCATAATCTGAGCACTGAACCTATAACAGGTGTGGCATCACTGCTCAATCATTCACATTAACCTTTGGTTCACAGCCTGAAAACTCAAGtgttatctgaataatatacattgttatccaggaagtttattattattatttgctcagTACATAGTCATgactaaagatgtaaatccttgttttaatcagaaataataaccaaaaatggtggaaaacgtggtgaaatgggattttaaaaaccacagaaattggttaaaagttgccaatttgagtgtccaaaacggacagaaaaagtggtaaaaatggttcaaagtgtcagtgttggaacaattagtttaaaatgtcaaataatgGACGTGACAagttgtgaatgtggttgaattggcaaaaatatggtaaaaaaaaaaagaggttaaaagtgacaataatgggtcaacatatgcgacattaggtgcttaaagtggtggaaatggtttattataagtgctgaaaatgtcttgaaattggaaaaaatgtgtatgaaaaggcaatgaaatttgatggaaaagtggcagaaatagaaGTAATGTACCAAAAATGCTACATTTAaacgagcaaaaatatggcaagaaaaagtgaaataaaagtaaaagtaaaaatatggcaaatttggtggttgcagaaaaagggtaaaaataagccaacatgggctcaaaatgttcaaaaaatattcttagtttcttgaaggcatctggcgaccccctcccagtgtctcgcaaccactgggaggttgagaacccctacgTTAGGGCATGCAATGGGTCCCGACCCTCCATCCTCGTCAGCGTCAGTGAAAAACAGTGTTTCGGGACATTTTTTTGCCTCCTGCACTTGTGTTTCTTTGGGACGGAAACCTAATCGGCGAGAGGTCACCTGGTGCAAACTGCAAACAGCGAGCCTTTCAGCAGGAAAGGGTTGCAGAAACTTGGCTTGTGTGTAATGTTTCTTGTACCAGAAAATGTTAAAGAAATGCCAGGAGAATATATGGTATTGATTTTGTGAGTTTGTACCCCAGTGAAGCTCTTTTAATGTTGGGGAACATTATTTTGCCTCTTTGTCTGGTTATGACCGGGTTAAGAGTCCCTACCTGTGTTTGGTGCCCCCTGCCTTGTCTGTGTGTAAGTGCAGCAAAGAGATTGTGTAGATTACCCTCTGTCTCCactaggggttgaacagactagtcAGCTATAAAGTTGTTTCACGACTCTGTCCACGTCGACTAGTCGCAGTACGTGACTTTCGCCCATCAAGCATTTCTCGCTTcttcctggtttgtgctcaaactgcagctggtcgGCAGATACTACagctaatatacatgctaacgttagctggaGCAGTAAaatgtctgtgtattaagcagatctggaaaacatcagcagcacAGAACAGAGGCTTCGTTAGAGAGGGAAGACCACTGTTGTgttaaaatctgtgacccgaaaaaatttgtgaccgcaggtggcgaTAGTTCCAACCCTTGCGGCTTCTtggcggacatttactcccccttaaacatgtttgtgattcttctccagtctgcatttacttcacccaccggagtGTCATGTTtcagggggagtaaatagctccttaatagctacgaaAATATTTAGCATTCTTCTTCTCTACGCcacagcggtcacagattttttcgggtcacagacttgGCACAACACCGACTTCGGTAAAGGAAGCCGAAGCTaccgtaaaaacagcccaaacaaagtctaacCGCCCGCTCTGAGGAAGCCTCCGGGCATAACAGTTACCGTAGACTCATAGGCGAAGCAGCAGTGCtcctgggtttacttagcttctatCGCATGTCCCGTGTCCCAGGGGCTGGCGGTGtggtgccaaaatctgtgacccggaactgtcgccacctgcgaTCACAGATtattttcgggtcacagattttggcacaacaccggcactcGGCTGCCACTCGGCTGCCACTCGGCTCGACTTCAgctcttggtgacgtcatcgaCTAGTCAACGTCGACtcgactagtatgcacataaagtcgaCCTTTGAAATTATGAAATCGTTCAACCCCTAATCTCCCCACATGTGAAGCTCATCTCCTTGATTGCCTTTCCTAGCTATATGAGGAGTGCACTGATTTAATGCTGGCCAAACAACTTTATCAAAACTTgttagaaaattatttttaataattttttgacATGAGACGTGAATTTTAGTCCCAGTGTTAATTGGTTTGCCTTTGTTTGCATCAACTCTATAGCAGACGTGGGCAACATATGGTGTGATTCCGTGCAGCCccctcaaagtaaatgtacagattggcttcaaaacacacaaaatgacagaataatacacaaaaagacaacaaaaacacaaaatgaatgtaaaatatataaaatgaaaacaaaaatatgaaaaagaaaacaaaaacacacaaaactacattaaaaaacatacaaaatgaaagaacaatatataagatgacaacaaaaacgcacaaaacccTTTAGTGCTTGACCCGTTTCTTGTATTAATGATCAATTCTATGTAATATTTGAATATCCAAGTATTTCTTAGTTAATATATTACATAATTAAACTAATTAAACAAAGGAGAGGTATTAAAAACTGATTTGTATTCATTCATATGtcagtttaaaacatttttcatgtaagtttgatgtttaaaatcttaaaaataaaaatcaatgaataaatTTGCGAACTTGAGATTAATAGATGATGACTTTTCCTTTCGAAAATCATATTTTGAAACCAACTATGGTGCAAAACATTCAGTAACAAAGATCTGTAACTAAACAATAGTGTGTGAGGTTAAAATGAAGGCTTTGCCTGTAGTTTTTACTGTGATTAAATAATCTTAAGGGCTGAATATAGGCACAGGCCTCAGGTTTGACTCGTGTTTAAATAGATTAAAAGGCATCAAAGGGTTTGGATTTCCACACAGGCGTACCTTTAACTGTCAAACAACTGATATGATGTTTTTTATGCTTGAAAGCGCTCCATTCATCCATCAAATTTGCAATGTAAGGTTGGACTCCTTATCTTCGTCTGCTGGTTATTGATACAAGTAGAGAAAAGGCGCCACCGAAAATTAATTTATACCTAAGCTCGGTTTCAATGAGCGTTCGTTAAGGCTGATTCACAGCTGATTCACAGATTAAGCAACATTTTGTTAGAAAAGTGGGAGAGCCAAATGCTTTTGTCTGATTAtcttagaataatgaccaatcagatcaataatacaggaaacaataaAGGATTTGTGGGTCTTTGGTGacatcttatgtgtttttgttgtatatttttgttgtcatttaatatCAATTTTCACCCTTTCATTGtgtttatattgtcattttggtgcttttgtagtccttttgtgaaTTTTACTTTAATACAACAaccagagcattaatacaggaaacaacaaatggtcttgtgtgtttttggaatcattttggatatttcagccaaatttgatgtatttctggtcaattgtgtatgtttttattgtcatttttatgtgtttatggggACATGTTtcgtaatatttttttttgttgtgcttttgtgtatttattcatttactttGTGAATTTGATTTCTACAATccaagcattaatacagaaaacaaagagTTCTTGGgtgtttttagaatcattttatgttttttgggtcacttttggatgtttttattgtcattcttGTCAtgttatgtattttattgtccttttgtgtattattcagtcattttgggttttttttttactcattttgtgcgcatactttgggggctgcaaaaCATTAGACAGAGTGCCGACAGTTTCCTATGTTTGAcctaaagtattttatttaatgtatttttttttatctatgaaCTTGTATCTGGTCAACTCCTGGGGTAGCAGAACCTTGAAGACCTACAATAACAGAGACTTTCAGCGGTAGAAGAACCTTGAAGACCTTCAATAACAAAGACTTTTCAGAAGTAGAAGAACCTTGAAGACCAAAAGAGACTTTTAGAAGGTAAAAGAACCTTGAAgaccaacaataacagagacCTTTCATAGGTAGAAGAACTTTGAagaccaacaataacagaaactTTTCAAAGCTGCATACCTTGGTTGGGCTCATCCATGGAGAACGCCTTGTTTTCCATGTACATGTTCTTGGGTGTCTGCTCCTTGAGGATGGTTTCGTAGCCGACTCCCCGGCTTGGGTACAGCTCCTCTGGGAAGTCCTGCTGGCCCCCATCATCGCTGGTCAAGCAGCAGATCTCAGGAATGGTGTAGAGGATGATGAAGGTCCAGGCGTTGCACAACAAGGCGATGGCCAGAGTCGGGTCGTCCCACGTCGGCCCCCCGTGGCGCCTGTTGCCGTACACGTACATGACGATCCACGCTACCCAAATCCCCACGGACACTAGGTTTGTGAAAAAGATGAAGAGGCCGTACTTCCGCCACTGGGAGTGTTTCCCACACATGACGGCCAGACTGGCCAGAAGCACGGCCAAAATCAGCGTCATCACATAGATCAGTGCCATGGCAAAGTCCTGATTGGCAATGTTGCAGGGCGTGGCCGTGGCTTGGCTGATTTCCGTGGTATTGACAGGCACCAAAGGGTAGCGCGCTACAGTGATGATGAGCCACTCTGTGTTGATGATCACTTCCACGAGCCACAGCCCCAATGCTCCCAAACACAACGCCCAGGCTGGGGGCCCGCTGGCCCGCCTTGCCAGGACGTTCAACCTTACCGCCTGCATCAGGAGGCACGCGAAGCATCCACCAAACAGCACGCCGAACAGGAACCTCCGCGACACGCACGTGGAGAAGTCCTTTTTTACGATAAAGGCGAAGATGAGGCAGAATAACCCGGTGGTGCCGACCAGGAAGAAGGCGTGAAGGGCGACCGAGCTCTTCCGATTGGAGTCTTTGATGAAGGGAAGGCTGGCCAGCAGCGCgatgaaaagcacaaaagagAAGACGACGCCGGCCGCCGCCAATGCCTCCAAGACAATGCCCCACGCAGTACCGAGGTCACACAGGTTGAAGTAGAGCGAGTCCACGTTAGGGCCGCAGCCCTGAGGCGTGGAGTTGGTGGCCATGGTTTCACCTGCGAAGACGGACAATCACAGAAGGTCTGATGAAGATCGGACATGCACAGATTCTTAGAAAGACTGGAGAAAGGCGTCGCTCTACTGACGTCTACTCTACACCCAGGGGAGCAAACATTACACTGGCATGAGTCAACGCGTGTGCACCATATCAGGGTGTTTACAGAGAAATATGTCTGGAATGATCCGAGTTGTTCTAATACGTCTCCGATGGTAATCATTGACAGTAtcgctccacaaacactgaGCGTCAGTTTAACAAATCAATGAGGGTAAAGTTTGAATCCCAACGAGAACCAGGTTGTACCCAAAGAAATATGaatgtaatgtaaaaaattCAGCATTTTCTCTTTGCTCCTTTATCTTTTATCCCATTtgttgtcaaactcaaggcctggaggccgaatctggccctttggagcatccaatttggcccgcaggagaaagtaaaaatgatagaaaaaacatgaatcattgtccAAATGAACCTGGACAATATTTACAGGGGctcagttttcccggtgcttgtatcgcatgattgcagtcattttattgttaaacagttgaaaataatcaattttttttgttttttaatacaaaatccttcaaatatcacacatttcccttaattatagtagtcacaaaatctaggacatTTAAATTGACCgacatctgtcacttattgcttgaatattgttggtttcttacatatttggtattttattgtataagtaaaagtgaaaactaaggcacaataatgcagaaattacttgtttttccatttcaaaatgtcCCAAACGTtaccaaaacattatttgtaaaACCTTTAATCATTCCCTGATTGGAGCTAGTTCTGCCATGAAGAGTCACCAGATAAAATAACTACCAGTTCAGCCAGTACACtgacagctaaacctgtctttgtaccagagccttttcacatttgaacGCAGGCATAATTATCtgaattatgacatttttacatgtttgcaTTTATTATGGATAAGATTGATTATTCTACAACAGCCGTGTTCAACTACATTTATTTCTGGGGCcacatttagcattttatttaaagaaataacttcatttttaacattttgtgcACTGATTTACCTGCAGTAGTCAGTCACAAACATGTGGAGCTGAAATCTGAGAGGTTTTAACTAAAAATCGATGTTTTTCCGTCATTTTTCTTATTAAAATCAGGCTGTGGGCTGTATGGATGCTATGAAAGGCCACGGACCTGATGTTTCATGTGCTTATGTTGACAACAATTTGAACtgaatattgttatttttttttcttaaagtttcCACAGAATATTATTAGATTGCATTTACATCTGATCTTTGCAGAGAAAGATATCCTTGTAAAGATAATAAACGCACAGTTTTGGGAATTTAAGGCGTGTTTACGGCTGAATGTGAGTGAAAGAGGATCTTCTTACCTGGAGGATTTCAGATTTCTCTCCACCTGCTGCTACAGACGCGCTGGACACAAAGGAGGAAAAAGAGGGAAAAGAACCGCATTAGGAGAGAGAAAAGATCCGCTTTGTGCGCGTTTCTGACGGAGAAAAAGCAGCAAAGTTAGATAATCTTTCACCGTGAACCGCTTCACCCACACCGAGACTCCCCCCCTCCCTCTGACGTCATCATCCGCTCACAACCAGAaaagaaaatagattaaaaaaaataaataaataaataaataaataaat from Gouania willdenowi chromosome 19, fGouWil2.1, whole genome shotgun sequence includes the following:
- the gprc5c gene encoding G-protein coupled receptor family C group 5 member C isoform X3; this translates as MATNSTPQGCGPNVDSLYFNLCDLGTAWGIVLEALAAAGVVFSFVLFIALLASLPFIKDSNRKSSVALHAFFLVGTTGLFCLIFAFIVKKDFSTCVSRRFLFGVLFGGCFACLLMQAVRLNVLARRASGPPAWALCLGALGLWLVEVIINTEWLIITVARYPLVPVNTTEISQATATPCNIANQDFAMALIYVMTLILAVLLASLAVMCGKHSQWRKYGLFIFFTNLVSVGIWVAWIVMYVYGNRRHGGPTWDDPTLAIALLCNAWTFIILYTIPEICCLTSDDGGQQDFPEELYPSRGVGYETILKEQTPKNMYMENKAFSMDEPNQGSKPVSPYSGYTGQLRSSVYQPTELALISKSVGNQPGSEDQTINITIPRASTGSAAHSGSSTPSTHNGTGNAMHTPNNYKACAVTAGEH
- the gprc5c gene encoding G-protein coupled receptor family C group 5 member C isoform X1, translated to MATNSTPQGCGPNVDSLYFNLCDLGTAWGIVLEALAAAGVVFSFVLFIALLASLPFIKDSNRKSSVALHAFFLVGTTGLFCLIFAFIVKKDFSTCVSRRFLFGVLFGGCFACLLMQAVRLNVLARRASGPPAWALCLGALGLWLVEVIINTEWLIITVARYPLVPVNTTEISQATATPCNIANQDFAMALIYVMTLILAVLLASLAVMCGKHSQWRKYGLFIFFTNLVSVGIWVAWIVMYVYGNRRHGGPTWDDPTLAIALLCNAWTFIILYTIPEICCLTSDDGGQQDFPEELYPSRGVGYETILKEQTPKNMYMENKAFSMDEPNQGSKPVSPYSGYTGQLRSSVYQPTELALISKSVGNQPGSEDQTINITIPRASTGSAAHSGSSTPSTHNGTGNAMHTPNNVLHQSALCSGCSFSSFSLSQTLVFTFLPSLIFCDYSFFFFSFI
- the gprc5c gene encoding G-protein coupled receptor family C group 5 member C isoform X2, translated to MATNSTPQGCGPNVDSLYFNLCDLGTAWGIVLEALAAAGVVFSFVLFIALLASLPFIKDSNRKSSVALHAFFLVGTTGLFCLIFAFIVKKDFSTCVSRRFLFGVLFGGCFACLLMQAVRLNVLARRASGPPAWALCLGALGLWLVEVIINTEWLIITVARYPLVPVNTTEISQATATPCNIANQDFAMALIYVMTLILAVLLASLAVMCGKHSQWRKYGLFIFFTNLVSVGIWVAWIVMYVYGNRRHGGPTWDDPTLAIALLCNAWTFIILYTIPEICCLTSDDGGQQDFPEELYPSRGVGYETILKEQTPKNMYMENKAFSMDEPNQGSKPVSPYSGYTGQLRSSVYQPTELALISKSVGNPGSEDQTINITIPRASTGSAAHSGSSTPSTHNGTGNAMHTPNNVLHQSALCSGCSFSSFSLSQTLVFTFLPSLIFCDYSFFFFSFI
- the gprc5c gene encoding G-protein coupled receptor family C group 5 member C isoform X4: MATNSTPQGCGPNVDSLYFNLCDLGTAWGIVLEALAAAGVVFSFVLFIALLASLPFIKDSNRKSSVALHAFFLVGTTGLFCLIFAFIVKKDFSTCVSRRFLFGVLFGGCFACLLMQAVRLNVLARRASGPPAWALCLGALGLWLVEVIINTEWLIITVARYPLVPVNTTEISQATATPCNIANQDFAMALIYVMTLILAVLLASLAVMCGKHSQWRKYGLFIFFTNLVSVGIWVAWIVMYVYGNRRHGGPTWDDPTLAIALLCNAWTFIILYTIPEICCLTSDDGGQQDFPEELYPSRGVGYETILKEQTPKNMYMENKAFSMDEPNQGSKPVSPYSGYTGQLRSSVYQPTELALISKSVGNQPGSEDQTINITIPRASTGSAAHSGSSTPSTHNGTGNAMHTPNNGNALHRTPHW